In a genomic window of Thermoproteus tenax Kra 1:
- a CDS encoding class II glutamine amidotransferase, producing MCRFFLSFGDPPFIFRRSFIEISRQDKTKGWSHGSGWGVLYVRDGEFGVIKSVKPIWESYREPPGGYAVYLFHSRLASVGSISLANTHPIIYGDFAIAHNGTIDRVKFEGELRAMGIDTSTGGSTDTELFLKAFVELGADIRALRQTAEVAIKYLDPEEPVLNVALVDLKRVEAHVFTYRLVEDPHFIPVVHKGDAIVVASEPLSSEGWAPLANGTLITISREGVKSEILIR from the coding sequence ATGTGTAGATTTTTTCTCTCATTTGGGGATCCCCCATTTATTTTTCGTAGATCCTTCATAGAGATCTCTAGACAAGACAAGACCAAGGGCTGGAGCCATGGATCGGGCTGGGGGGTCTTGTACGTCAGAGATGGAGAGTTCGGCGTTATCAAGTCCGTCAAGCCCATATGGGAGTCGTACCGAGAGCCCCCAGGAGGGTACGCGGTCTACCTCTTCCACTCGCGTCTGGCATCGGTTGGAAGCATCTCGCTCGCCAACACACATCCTATAATATACGGCGATTTCGCGATAGCTCATAACGGCACTATAGATAGAGTAAAGTTCGAGGGAGAGCTGAGGGCCATGGGAATCGATACCTCCACAGGCGGCTCAACAGATACCGAGCTCTTCCTCAAGGCCTTCGTGGAGCTGGGGGCGGACATCCGGGCTCTGAGGCAGACCGCGGAAGTCGCTATCAAGTACCTCGACCCAGAGGAGCCCGTACTTAACGTAGCCTTAGTGGATCTCAAGCGCGTAGAGGCCCACGTTTTTACATATCGCCTAGTCGAAGATCCCCACTTTATCCCAGTTGTCCACAAGGGGGACGCCATAGTTGTGGCGTCAGAGCCTCTGAGCTCTGAAGGTTGGGCTCCGTTGGCAAACGGCACACTTATCACTATATCGAGAGAAGGAGTTAAAAGCGAGATCCTGATACGCTAA
- a CDS encoding nitrilase-related carbon-nitrogen hydrolase: MKVELAQIRPYLGDVERNLAKHREVVETSASDCIVFPELSLTGYVLKDLTYEIYQASMRAVEKLADHSSGRCLVVGTIKEVRRGVLRNAAAVIIDGNIDYVYKFYLPTYGLFEERRYFQRADPLKDLKVFQYAGWKFGVMICEDAWHPEPAEALALMGADLILIPAASPMRRLGKRLAIQDAWEALLKAHSLMNTVWTAFVNTVGSQEEEYFWGGSMIVSPLGEIKLKLKTLEEDRGVFRIDEDDLRRARFFSSFRDHISSFHRILSEL; encoded by the coding sequence ATGAAGGTCGAGCTGGCCCAGATAAGGCCATATCTGGGGGACGTCGAGAGGAATCTGGCAAAACATAGGGAGGTGGTGGAGACCAGCGCCAGCGACTGTATAGTCTTCCCGGAGCTCTCGCTCACAGGCTATGTCCTGAAGGATCTCACCTACGAGATATATCAAGCGAGCATGAGGGCCGTCGAAAAGCTTGCCGATCACTCCTCGGGGAGATGTCTCGTGGTGGGAACCATTAAAGAGGTGAGGAGGGGCGTCCTGAGGAACGCGGCGGCTGTAATTATAGACGGAAACATCGACTACGTCTATAAATTCTACCTTCCCACCTATGGCCTCTTTGAGGAGAGACGATATTTCCAGAGGGCTGACCCTCTGAAGGACCTGAAGGTATTTCAGTACGCCGGTTGGAAATTCGGCGTAATGATATGCGAGGACGCCTGGCATCCCGAGCCAGCCGAGGCCCTTGCTCTGATGGGCGCCGACTTGATCCTCATCCCAGCGGCATCCCCCATGAGGAGGTTGGGAAAGAGACTGGCCATACAAGACGCCTGGGAGGCGCTGCTAAAGGCCCACTCGCTCATGAACACAGTCTGGACGGCCTTCGTCAACACAGTGGGTAGCCAGGAGGAGGAATACTTCTGGGGCGGCTCCATGATAGTCTCGCCGTTGGGAGAGATCAAACTCAAGTTAAAGACCTTGGAGGAGGACCGCGGAGTTTTTCGTATAGATGAGGACGATCTAAGGAGGGCCAGATTTTTCAGTAGCTTCAGGGACCATATATCGAGCTTCCATAGAATACTATCAGAGTTATAA
- a CDS encoding MarR family transcriptional regulator, which produces MAILASILANEPVTAYKIAVENRMHFSYVYKKVESFEKAELVGYYCEPYDGRKLYYLLPKGVILLLGHERPERLYIDKLRDKWHLKDWGDQEIIDLVNIIIRHYRPGMPINDIVMVAYALYTRYLAGDIAVGDRERGVLNKLFRRSFEALVSLISYDCLEKCKGRLASREYI; this is translated from the coding sequence ATGGCCATATTGGCGTCCATTTTGGCCAACGAGCCCGTGACGGCGTACAAAATAGCCGTAGAGAATAGGATGCATTTCTCCTACGTCTACAAGAAGGTTGAAAGTTTCGAGAAAGCAGAGCTCGTGGGCTATTACTGTGAGCCCTACGATGGAAGAAAACTGTACTACTTACTCCCCAAGGGCGTAATACTATTGTTGGGACACGAAAGGCCGGAGAGGCTCTATATTGATAAGCTGAGGGATAAGTGGCACTTGAAAGATTGGGGAGATCAGGAGATAATCGACTTAGTCAATATAATTATTAGACACTATAGGCCGGGCATGCCCATAAACGACATTGTCATGGTCGCCTACGCGTTGTATACCAGATATCTAGCGGGTGATATAGCCGTCGGAGATCGCGAAAGGGGCGTGCTCAACAAGCTGTTCAGAAGATCGTTCGAGGCTCTCGTAAGCCTCATAAGCTATGATTGTCTGGAAAAGTGTAAAGGGAGGCTGGCGAGTAGAGAGTATATATGA
- a CDS encoding TusE/DsrC/DsvC family sulfur relay protein — translation MTSIKCPGEYRVGNATVSLDEWCFLRDPLSWNEEVAEWLAENLEGIRLTEAHWRVLRYLRSYWEKYGFCPPVKRLLMDLGVTFKDLYDLFPSGPADGACKIAGLPRPGGCV, via the coding sequence ATGACCTCGATTAAGTGCCCGGGCGAATACCGCGTAGGCAACGCAACCGTATCTCTGGACGAGTGGTGTTTTCTGAGAGATCCTCTCTCATGGAACGAGGAGGTAGCCGAGTGGCTTGCCGAAAACCTAGAGGGAATTCGCCTCACTGAGGCGCACTGGCGCGTCTTGAGATACCTCAGGTCCTACTGGGAGAAGTATGGCTTCTGCCCTCCGGTGAAGAGGCTCTTGATGGATTTGGGGGTGACCTTCAAGGATTTATACGACCTCTTTCCGTCGGGCCCAGCCGATGGCGCCTGCAAAATAGCAGGCTTGCCCCGGCCGGGAGGTTGCGTATAG
- a CDS encoding FMN-binding glutamate synthase family protein, which yields MRQVNIYLRPAIHRIAEFWSHEKIEYVRYAAQTGLVPYALEEGPSKTGRLLDRMAFKDLRPRDVNELVKVADRLDVDVGIDFFGTKLSLPVYLGDMSFGALSGNPNIAIAKAATEEGVVAGIGEGGLHPEVAKYRNIVVQWASARFGMDMNLLRAGLAVNIKIGQGAKPGIGGHLPGRKVTKIIAELRKIPEGSEALSPAPHHDIYSIEDLAQRVKALRDLTGKPVLVKVAAVNKIMYVAVGTARSTAEGIIIDGAGAGTGATPLAVRNHLGIPIDYAIPVVDKWLRENGARQNFLVIGGGMLYSAADIAKLIALGADMANIGTAALLAMGCIMCHSCHTGGCPTSLTNMIGMRPDLDIAWASEALRNYLRGLRNGLKAILYALGMNSVRELVSRRDLLGIYYVDEDVAKTVGVDLMERGQLAFYQDYAPVLPREVYEEGAAPVIGMGGIVPGYTYPARRPLDLLRIEAAQVTHPSVDPYREDVRTKVYINGFELDTPVVVPGYERAAVMAGYAAGALVNGNGCPERGYCLNDYDHVRVPPTKRLEPEEGVIVVDERLGGDVWLEEAVSMLDIRARETGVRERMTIIAVGKLNNGADVYKMAALGADLVEPYEVFDQIHKRPAGSYAVKRKWYENTIYSLTKELKLAMGAGGITDYYHMVGNRDLLRSLDGEVAKKLGVLVAGN from the coding sequence GTGCGCCAGGTTAATATATATTTGCGCCCGGCGATACATAGAATAGCTGAGTTTTGGTCTCACGAGAAGATAGAATACGTAAGATATGCGGCTCAGACAGGTTTAGTGCCCTACGCGCTGGAGGAGGGACCCTCCAAGACCGGTCGGCTTTTAGACAGAATGGCGTTCAAGGATCTGAGGCCTAGAGATGTCAACGAGCTCGTGAAGGTCGCCGATAGGCTCGATGTCGACGTTGGCATAGATTTCTTCGGCACAAAGCTCTCCCTCCCTGTGTATCTCGGCGATATGTCCTTCGGCGCTTTAAGCGGCAATCCGAACATAGCTATAGCCAAGGCGGCGACAGAGGAGGGAGTCGTGGCTGGAATAGGCGAGGGAGGTCTCCATCCCGAGGTCGCCAAGTATAGGAACATAGTGGTTCAGTGGGCCTCAGCCCGCTTCGGCATGGACATGAACTTGCTGAGGGCCGGGCTCGCCGTCAACATCAAGATAGGCCAAGGCGCAAAGCCAGGCATAGGCGGCCATCTGCCGGGCAGAAAAGTCACTAAGATAATCGCCGAGCTGAGGAAGATACCGGAGGGCAGCGAGGCCCTATCGCCTGCGCCGCATCACGACATATACTCCATAGAGGATCTAGCACAGAGGGTCAAGGCCTTGAGAGATCTCACCGGCAAGCCGGTCCTCGTGAAGGTCGCGGCGGTGAACAAGATAATGTACGTCGCTGTGGGTACCGCCAGGTCCACTGCCGAGGGCATCATTATCGACGGCGCAGGTGCCGGCACTGGCGCCACGCCGCTTGCAGTCAGAAACCACTTGGGGATACCAATCGACTACGCGATACCTGTAGTGGACAAGTGGCTTAGGGAGAACGGAGCGAGGCAGAACTTCTTAGTGATAGGCGGCGGAATGTTATACAGCGCAGCGGACATAGCGAAGCTGATAGCGCTCGGCGCCGATATGGCCAACATAGGCACGGCTGCCCTTCTGGCGATGGGCTGTATCATGTGCCACTCATGCCATACGGGCGGGTGCCCGACCTCCCTCACTAATATGATAGGTATGAGGCCCGACTTGGACATTGCATGGGCCTCCGAGGCGTTGCGCAACTATCTGAGGGGGCTGAGGAACGGCCTGAAGGCCATATTGTATGCCCTAGGGATGAACAGCGTAAGAGAGTTGGTGTCCAGAAGGGATTTATTGGGGATCTACTACGTTGATGAAGACGTGGCCAAGACTGTGGGCGTCGATCTAATGGAGAGGGGGCAATTGGCCTTCTATCAGGACTACGCCCCAGTTCTGCCCAGAGAGGTCTACGAGGAGGGCGCAGCGCCGGTAATAGGCATGGGCGGGATAGTGCCCGGCTACACATATCCGGCGAGGAGACCTCTGGACCTCTTGAGGATTGAGGCGGCCCAAGTGACACATCCCTCCGTTGATCCGTACAGAGAGGACGTGAGAACTAAGGTATATATAAATGGGTTTGAGTTAGACACGCCCGTAGTGGTGCCCGGCTATGAGAGGGCGGCTGTGATGGCCGGCTACGCCGCCGGCGCTCTGGTGAACGGCAACGGATGCCCGGAGCGCGGATACTGTCTAAACGACTACGACCACGTGAGAGTCCCGCCCACGAAGAGGCTGGAGCCCGAGGAGGGAGTCATAGTGGTCGACGAGAGGTTGGGAGGCGATGTTTGGCTCGAGGAGGCTGTCTCTATGTTGGACATAAGGGCTAGAGAGACGGGCGTTAGAGAGAGGATGACGATAATAGCGGTGGGCAAATTGAACAACGGCGCAGACGTCTATAAGATGGCCGCGCTAGGCGCTGATCTGGTAGAGCCCTATGAAGTCTTCGACCAAATCCACAAGAGGCCCGCAGGTAGCTACGCTGTGAAAAGAAAATGGTATGAAAATACTATATATAGTTTGACTAAAGAACTAAAGCTGGCTATGGGTGCAGGCGGTATAACTGACTACTATCATATGGTTGGAAATAGAGATTTGTTAAGGAGTTTGGACGGCGAGGTGGCCAAAAAGCTGGGTGTCCTAGTAGCAGGAAACTAA
- a CDS encoding glutamate synthase — MCGIFGIYSTSSEVPIELVVRALATMRERGTPHGAGVALYRPSDRPRIKAFSYKPIGEKFIQLPGNIFDVELNEYKDIEGYIYLNSKWIDIYKVVGWPEDIPRIYGVDGLKSKIWIGHTRYPTNSPGRMPYYSHPFAAGDVAIVHNGDLSSYGANVNFIKYRMHAKFTGNDSEAIAYLLAYLANEVGIEEAVQELMYGRRYRWARLDGPYAVAFIVGGSKPIFGAFVDPNHFRPLYVGVADGVLAVASEIGAIRAVMPSASVWALRGGEYIIAEGDELKGNFRRRYIYPDLPQPPQDAIDASLYDAISLASIVRAELAKRGEVSVVNVNGHRYLGNGMESGILRVWGTVGNASANVMSGGLFYVYGDVQDDFGDAMNGGLAAVYGNAGDTLGQAARGGEIYVYGDAGNRAGIQLRGATVVIGGSAGKYLGEYMGRGTIIVLRATNDEPVGDMIARGMVGGEIFIRGEVPRDAVSHMDRRAWERYLRSLELDGLKEERRREDEIEIEQRELNEDELNKLNYYIKRFNEIFNENIKIENDIFTIIKPKR, encoded by the coding sequence ATGTGCGGCATATTTGGAATCTATTCGACTTCATCTGAGGTGCCGATAGAGCTCGTGGTGAGGGCCCTCGCCACAATGAGGGAGAGGGGTACGCCGCATGGCGCCGGCGTTGCCCTCTATAGACCCTCCGATAGACCCCGCATCAAGGCTTTTTCCTATAAACCTATAGGCGAGAAATTTATACAACTTCCAGGCAATATTTTTGATGTAGAGCTCAACGAATATAAGGATATAGAGGGATATATTTATCTAAATAGTAAATGGATAGACATATATAAAGTAGTAGGGTGGCCGGAGGACATCCCGAGAATCTACGGAGTGGACGGGCTCAAAAGCAAGATCTGGATAGGTCATACGCGCTATCCAACCAACAGTCCCGGCAGAATGCCATACTACTCCCACCCGTTTGCCGCAGGTGACGTGGCGATAGTTCACAACGGAGATCTAAGCAGCTACGGCGCAAACGTCAACTTCATTAAATACAGAATGCACGCCAAGTTCACTGGCAACGATAGCGAGGCCATAGCGTATCTGTTGGCCTATTTGGCCAACGAGGTGGGCATCGAGGAGGCAGTCCAAGAGCTAATGTACGGAAGGAGGTACCGATGGGCGCGGCTCGACGGCCCCTACGCCGTGGCCTTCATCGTAGGCGGATCTAAGCCCATATTTGGCGCGTTCGTGGACCCGAACCACTTCAGACCGCTGTATGTCGGCGTAGCCGACGGCGTCCTCGCCGTGGCCTCTGAGATTGGCGCCATTAGGGCCGTCATGCCCTCCGCATCAGTCTGGGCACTGAGAGGGGGAGAATACATTATCGCTGAGGGCGACGAGCTGAAGGGAAACTTCAGACGAAGGTATATCTACCCAGACTTGCCTCAGCCACCTCAAGACGCCATAGACGCATCTCTCTACGACGCAATATCGTTGGCATCTATCGTTAGAGCCGAGTTGGCCAAAAGGGGCGAAGTCTCAGTGGTCAACGTCAACGGACATCGATATTTGGGCAACGGCATGGAGTCGGGGATTCTTAGGGTGTGGGGGACTGTGGGCAACGCCTCAGCCAACGTAATGTCGGGGGGCCTCTTCTACGTCTACGGCGACGTACAAGACGACTTCGGCGACGCGATGAACGGAGGTCTGGCCGCCGTCTATGGGAACGCGGGAGACACATTAGGCCAAGCGGCTAGAGGCGGGGAGATCTACGTCTATGGGGACGCGGGCAACAGGGCGGGCATCCAGTTGAGAGGAGCCACGGTCGTTATAGGGGGCTCCGCCGGGAAATACTTGGGTGAGTACATGGGCAGAGGAACTATAATCGTCTTGAGGGCCACGAACGACGAGCCTGTAGGGGACATGATAGCTAGAGGCATGGTCGGCGGCGAGATCTTTATAAGAGGCGAGGTGCCGAGAGATGCCGTAAGCCACATGGATAGAAGGGCGTGGGAGCGCTACCTTAGGTCGCTTGAACTAGATGGGCTGAAAGAGGAACGCAGACGCGAGGACGAAATAGAGATTGAACAAAGGGAGCTCAATGAAGATGAACTAAATAAACTTAATTATTATATAAAAAGATTCAATGAAATATTTAATGAAAATATAAAAATAGAAAATGATATATTTACTATCATAAAACCTAAAAGATAG
- a CDS encoding NAD+ synthase — protein sequence MNEYVRRMLQIDCETVSAYIVERLREYMEESGLSGGVLGLSGGIDSSVVAVLLAKATPNFFLLLMPSSSTPARDMEDAMAVVKMVGGEAKHAVIPIDGYVDALSKAVETNDKKIIGNIKARVRMTLLYAFAQKLGYMVVGTGDKSELMLGYFTKYGDGGVDILPIGDLYKTQVRQLGACLGLPESIIRKPPSPALWEGQTAEGELGVDYETIDSVLYLRYEEMRPPQEVAEMLGVDISIINRVDAMVRKSQHKRLPPEIFRLSGRAIGSDWRYPRRYWNIR from the coding sequence ATGAACGAATACGTCAGAAGGATGTTGCAGATAGACTGCGAGACTGTGTCTGCGTATATAGTGGAGAGGCTGAGGGAATACATGGAGGAGAGCGGGCTCAGCGGCGGCGTGTTGGGGCTCAGCGGCGGCATCGACTCCTCCGTCGTGGCCGTGTTGTTAGCCAAGGCTACTCCTAACTTCTTTCTCCTTTTGATGCCGTCCTCTAGCACGCCTGCGAGAGACATGGAGGACGCCATGGCTGTAGTGAAGATGGTGGGGGGCGAGGCCAAACACGCAGTGATCCCTATAGACGGCTACGTCGATGCTCTCTCGAAGGCGGTCGAGACCAACGACAAAAAGATCATAGGCAACATAAAGGCGCGCGTGAGAATGACGTTGCTGTACGCATTTGCACAGAAGCTCGGGTATATGGTGGTCGGGACGGGGGACAAGAGCGAGCTCATGCTCGGCTATTTCACCAAATACGGAGACGGCGGAGTGGACATATTGCCCATAGGCGATCTCTACAAGACGCAAGTGAGACAGCTCGGCGCATGTCTAGGTTTGCCCGAAAGTATAATCAGAAAGCCCCCATCGCCAGCTCTGTGGGAGGGCCAGACCGCAGAGGGGGAGCTCGGCGTAGACTACGAGACGATAGACTCCGTGCTCTACCTTAGATATGAGGAAATGAGGCCTCCGCAGGAGGTAGCGGAGATGCTCGGCGTGGATATATCGATAATAAACAGAGTCGACGCCATGGTGAGGAAGAGCCAACACAAGAGGTTGCCACCTGAGATCTTCAGGCTGAGCGGCAGAGCTATAGGCTCCGACTGGCGCTATCCGAGGAGATATTGGAACATAAGGTGA
- a CDS encoding NEW3 domain-containing protein gives MNKAWSFAIVALLLLLAQTEAAGVIPVYIGISVLQAPPIARPGSLVQLTILITTTSPMGPVEVIVNSTKLLVLTGGRYELAGLAPGQPIRLTSVVEVPIGVGPGSYNVTVSLVSPAGGRTIRSFNYTVTVEPLDFGALVVPVVRQPLVPGQPVELPVLLFNPTPDAMKAYVDVVGGPFAQYLNASASCSSYVPPFSNSTCVIPLVVKPNASSGVYVAQANVTYVDQNDGSAVAFAKKFNVTVLPPPDFNLALLPNGAVIVGQPTILTLAVSASGAVPPTNVTIIPLNTTDIHFVFNEVKMPILTTAQIPLEAFVEHYGTVKADFEICYFVGSCTTREVTLFVPQPDVAVDVFANPPLSYPGSIVQLNIVVSANRPTGPITISVNSSYLKILEGAMAELPGLAPGAPATITAVVKVPDQTTPGDYPITMQVGDEEYTYLVHVESPSVLIQSVLIEPPVVVSESLLPYVKAIVSLVNTGVVPARDVVVQLSGVPVVGNSTVPLGVLPPGQPVQIPFLLNVTGLSPGEVELRADVRWLGGAATASAPLTVLPKADLEVNYTAANAQPGSTAIVTITLTNRGPVAAKMVSLQWTPNQIFQLHTPSSATPTANLLESNVRFLGDIAPGQSVSTTYLVDVSSDVPAGVYYATIVIEWNETGALYPVVETVTIPIRVSQTVNWLEVGPLALALLIAIVGVALIIRRRSGHSNKSQP, from the coding sequence ATGAATAAAGCGTGGTCGTTCGCGATAGTAGCGCTCCTCCTTCTCTTGGCACAGACCGAGGCCGCGGGCGTTATCCCGGTCTATATAGGCATCAGCGTACTCCAGGCTCCGCCTATAGCGCGCCCGGGCTCTCTAGTCCAACTTACCATCCTTATAACTACCACATCGCCTATGGGGCCTGTAGAGGTGATCGTGAACTCGACTAAGCTCCTCGTCTTGACCGGAGGTCGATACGAGCTGGCCGGCTTAGCTCCAGGTCAGCCCATCCGACTGACCTCTGTAGTAGAAGTCCCCATAGGCGTGGGCCCCGGCTCCTATAATGTGACAGTCTCCTTAGTGAGCCCGGCCGGCGGCCGGACGATCCGGAGCTTCAACTACACTGTAACGGTGGAGCCGCTCGACTTCGGCGCGCTGGTCGTCCCCGTCGTTAGACAGCCTCTTGTCCCAGGACAGCCCGTAGAGCTCCCAGTGTTGCTGTTCAACCCCACGCCTGACGCCATGAAGGCATATGTGGACGTCGTAGGGGGCCCCTTCGCGCAATACCTCAACGCTTCTGCGTCTTGCTCCTCCTACGTCCCCCCATTCTCCAACTCCACTTGTGTTATTCCCCTAGTGGTTAAGCCCAACGCTTCCTCAGGCGTCTACGTGGCTCAAGCGAATGTAACTTACGTTGATCAAAATGACGGGTCGGCGGTCGCATTCGCTAAGAAGTTCAACGTGACAGTGCTTCCGCCCCCAGACTTCAACCTGGCGCTTCTGCCGAACGGCGCCGTGATCGTAGGCCAGCCCACTATCTTGACTCTGGCCGTTTCAGCGTCGGGCGCCGTACCTCCTACAAACGTCACCATTATACCGCTCAATACGACCGACATCCATTTCGTCTTCAACGAGGTTAAAATGCCCATTTTGACCACGGCACAGATACCGTTGGAGGCCTTCGTGGAGCACTACGGCACAGTAAAAGCCGACTTTGAGATCTGTTATTTTGTAGGCTCCTGCACAACGAGGGAGGTCACCTTGTTTGTACCGCAGCCAGACGTTGCTGTCGACGTCTTCGCCAACCCGCCTCTCTCATACCCAGGCTCGATAGTCCAGTTGAACATCGTCGTCTCGGCGAATAGGCCAACGGGGCCTATCACGATCAGTGTGAACTCCTCATATCTCAAGATACTTGAGGGAGCGATGGCCGAGCTACCTGGGTTAGCCCCCGGCGCGCCAGCGACGATAACCGCCGTTGTAAAGGTGCCCGACCAAACAACTCCGGGGGACTATCCAATTACCATGCAAGTTGGGGACGAAGAGTACACCTATCTGGTCCACGTAGAATCTCCGAGCGTCTTGATACAGAGCGTCCTCATAGAGCCTCCGGTAGTAGTGTCGGAGAGTCTGTTGCCCTATGTAAAGGCCATTGTCTCCTTAGTCAACACCGGCGTTGTACCCGCGCGCGATGTAGTGGTGCAGCTGAGCGGGGTCCCGGTCGTCGGGAACTCCACTGTGCCTCTCGGCGTGTTGCCGCCCGGCCAGCCTGTCCAGATACCGTTCCTCCTTAACGTCACTGGCTTAAGCCCCGGCGAGGTCGAGCTGAGGGCCGACGTCAGATGGCTCGGCGGCGCGGCAACGGCCAGCGCGCCGCTCACTGTGTTGCCCAAGGCCGATTTAGAGGTCAATTACACTGCTGCGAACGCACAGCCGGGTTCAACGGCTATAGTGACTATCACTCTGACCAACAGAGGGCCGGTGGCTGCCAAAATGGTCTCACTCCAGTGGACGCCCAACCAGATCTTCCAGCTCCACACGCCCAGTTCTGCTACGCCTACTGCCAACCTGTTGGAGTCAAACGTCAGATTCTTGGGCGACATAGCGCCTGGGCAGAGCGTCTCTACTACATATCTCGTTGACGTCTCTAGCGATGTGCCCGCCGGAGTCTACTACGCGACTATAGTAATAGAGTGGAACGAGACGGGGGCTCTATATCCGGTTGTAGAGACTGTGACAATACCTATACGAGTGAGCCAGACCGTCAACTGGCTAGAGGTGGGACCTCTGGCGCTTGCCTTGCTCATAGCAATAGTCGGCGTCGCTCTGATCATCAGAAGGAGATCGGGGCATAGCAATAAGTCCCAGCCTTAA
- a CDS encoding glutamine synthetase family protein — MPEGLNAWRLLKGAGVKYVKFVIVDIFGRPKLEILPIDAARDAFVDGIAYDGSSIPAYTTVNKSDFVAQVDTNAIYIETWSGGKTALAFTSTLDGNKPHPMDPRNALKQVVEYAKSRGYEARFGAEVEFFIVRGNPPSLVDNGAYFEGYPLKETMPVIEEIIEQFYLSGIGFTKTHHEVAPSQFEVNIPAADPVQVADQILVFKILAKSVAQKYGLTATFMPKPFWGVNGSGMHIHVSLWRDGANLFASYKEPTPELKSAVAGVLENALANSVFVAPLVNSYKRLVPHHEAPTRVVWGLGNRSAMVRIPYYAQKINRFEYRHPDPSANPYLAFSAILLSAVDGLERKLEAPRPVEEIAYDLQGVRETPKHLGEAAKLATEGITAKMLPQQLVKAYLSLKEREWNDYLANAGGSWDATWNVITRWEYDQYLEVA, encoded by the coding sequence ATGCCGGAAGGATTAAACGCGTGGAGGCTACTAAAGGGGGCCGGCGTAAAATACGTCAAATTCGTGATAGTGGACATCTTCGGTAGACCAAAGCTGGAGATACTTCCAATCGACGCAGCACGCGACGCGTTTGTTGATGGGATAGCCTACGACGGATCATCGATACCTGCCTACACCACTGTGAACAAGAGCGACTTCGTGGCCCAAGTGGACACTAACGCAATCTATATAGAGACGTGGAGCGGGGGCAAGACTGCGCTCGCGTTCACTAGCACGCTCGACGGAAACAAGCCGCATCCCATGGATCCGCGCAACGCGCTCAAGCAAGTGGTTGAGTACGCCAAATCTAGGGGATACGAGGCGAGATTCGGCGCCGAGGTCGAGTTCTTCATTGTAAGAGGCAACCCACCATCGTTAGTTGACAACGGAGCCTACTTCGAGGGATATCCGTTGAAGGAAACTATGCCAGTTATCGAGGAGATAATAGAGCAGTTCTATCTCTCTGGGATAGGCTTCACAAAGACGCACCACGAGGTTGCACCGAGCCAGTTCGAGGTGAATATACCCGCCGCCGACCCTGTACAAGTGGCCGACCAGATACTTGTGTTCAAGATACTCGCCAAATCGGTGGCACAAAAATACGGCTTGACTGCCACCTTCATGCCTAAACCGTTCTGGGGCGTCAACGGCTCCGGGATGCACATACACGTGAGTCTCTGGAGGGACGGAGCCAACCTCTTCGCGTCATATAAGGAGCCGACTCCGGAGCTTAAGTCGGCGGTGGCCGGCGTGTTGGAGAACGCCTTAGCCAACAGCGTCTTTGTGGCCCCGTTGGTCAACAGCTACAAGAGACTTGTGCCGCACCACGAGGCGCCGACCCGCGTCGTCTGGGGCTTAGGCAACCGCTCCGCTATGGTCAGAATACCGTACTACGCCCAGAAGATAAACAGGTTCGAATACAGACACCCTGACCCATCGGCAAACCCATATCTGGCGTTCTCGGCAATCCTTCTATCGGCGGTTGACGGTCTCGAGAGGAAGTTGGAGGCTCCGAGACCCGTGGAGGAGATAGCCTACGATCTACAAGGAGTGAGGGAGACGCCCAAGCACTTGGGCGAGGCCGCCAAGCTGGCCACCGAGGGGATCACAGCCAAGATGTTGCCTCAACAGTTGGTCAAGGCGTATCTGAGCCTCAAGGAGAGGGAGTGGAACGACTATCTTGCCAACGCGGGCGGCAGTTGGGACGCGACTTGGAACGTCATAACCCGCTGGGAGTACGACCAGTATTTGGAGGTCGCTTAA
- a CDS encoding PadR family transcriptional regulator has translation MFGGRGRGYYKAIVLYLLSSGPLSGYEIIKAIENAFKGKVKPSPGTIYPLLKYLEEEGYITSEEQPVGRKRKKIYRLNEKGKELLAQYSNDPDFVQLMAYFKEGGTAQLDIISSIIEEVRFLSEIFDELETHDRARLQELHATVAEFLEKIARRLAS, from the coding sequence GTGTTTGGAGGCCGAGGAAGGGGATATTATAAGGCCATTGTATTATATCTACTCTCGTCGGGGCCCTTAAGCGGCTACGAGATAATTAAGGCGATAGAGAACGCGTTCAAGGGCAAGGTAAAGCCTTCGCCGGGCACAATTTACCCCCTTCTAAAATATCTGGAGGAGGAGGGCTACATAACCTCGGAGGAACAGCCCGTGGGAAGGAAAAGGAAGAAGATCTATAGGTTGAACGAGAAGGGGAAGGAGCTATTAGCTCAATACTCCAACGACCCAGATTTTGTCCAACTCATGGCCTATTTTAAGGAGGGGGGCACAGCCCAGTTGGACATTATATCTTCTATAATCGAGGAAGTGAGGTTCCTCTCCGAGATCTTCGACGAGCTGGAGACGCACGATAGGGCGAGACTTCAGGAGCTCCACGCGACAGTGGCCGAGTTCTTAGAAAAAATAGCGAGACGCCTTGCGTCATAA